The following coding sequences are from one Aethina tumida isolate Nest 87 chromosome 2, icAetTumi1.1, whole genome shotgun sequence window:
- the LOC109595513 gene encoding cytadherence high molecular weight protein 3 isoform X1, translated as MFSNNGAVGASAKKNRPSTGYLVRPRLGALRSLYSTRPLSAYASDKRKKLKKSTIPKMEYRRKPDYADNAYREAVSRLRILLAESYTPIKRPLRELDSAGEETDNQSLVSVGSRTSRMLRPYYHYTPLTPRRYQYYPPTLRTTLNIPTEVEKPVSDPPKLENPTAPPELMSFIERQEDYIEQLEKESQFCRSELSSLLSKVKEVISENENLHEKQKSKLIKSVFDHLETETETETESEVNKSTLKSPRKSKKTRIIEGPSIVFESRISELEAQLTQSKIDLKKAQEENENYKKKIADGSILDGVGFETYKKQLDNLQREKEVLQDTVHKLQNAIGKLREKENDTCDQVKRSLDVAEQAQYEKNSAELEIRRLKDELDRQHSKLRDAIADQGRRIADERTAVERRYTQQIEQLTAELGVQWEQTNKLQLELDKQRRENGDLRREVAQKQALIDDMKKDMQNKILNLQSDIGVSGAEKSALEQQIATLNLANERNERQAKQEAVRLQAEIQSLRQRLDRADADLIHSRRENIRLSEQVASLEKEINMNAALTEERNKTPRGGGSEIIALPPPKEDREKELSSLIQDMENKHAITVSELEGMIHSQNQLMDKLSTECHALTKKLEDANARHKEEIRELQTNLDHLNNRFTQSQFPTSINQDDGNSKYAPPSPQLQSNGPSKQKIKPLSRTNSNASVKQPSTEHTNGKNFTPPSEIAKKSNIEENNSNFTPQYDPNTNLTEDPDQQYGTNQQYSMDPNQDYDPNVQYSADPNQQYDPNQEYQQYAEGEQPYMTQEQYEQQYGLNPNQTYDPNQQYDPNQSYDNQYTGDPNQDYDVNASYQPDSDGKFERDQTETEK; from the exons ATGTTCAGCAATAACGGTGCGGTGGGTGCGTCGGCCAAAAAGAACCGACCCTCGACGGGGTACTTGGTTCGACCAAGGTTGGGCGCTTTGAGGTCGCTTTACTCAACCAGACCTCTATCAGCCTATGCCTCCGACAAGAGGAAGAAGCTCAA GAAATCCACAATACCGAAGATGGAATACAGAAGAAAACCGGATTATGCCGACAACGCGTACCGTGAAGCTGTGTCCCGTTTACGCATATTACTCGCCGAAAGCTACACACCAATAAAGAGACCGCTAAGGGAGTTGGACAGTGCGGGTGAAGAAACTGATAATCAGTCGTTGGTAAGTGTTGGTAGCAGGACCTCGAGGATGTTACGACCTTATTATCACTACACCCCATTGACACCAAGGAGATATCAGTATTATCCACCCACATTGAGGACCACATTGAATATTCCCACCGAAGTTGAAAAACCCGTTAg tgACCCACCCAAACTGGAAAATCCAACTGCACCACCAGAATTGATGTCATTCATTGAAAGACAGGAAGATTATATTGAGCAACTGGAAAAAGAGTCCCAATTTTGTCGC AGTGAACTATCTTCACTATTGAGCAAAGTGAAAGAAGTCATAAGTGAGAAtgaaaatttacatgaaaaacaaaaatcaaagttaattaaatccgTATTCGATCACTTAGAAACGGAAACCGAGACAGAAACCGAATCTGAAGTAAACAAATCT aCACTAAAATCACCGAGAAAATCAAAAAAGACGAGGATAATAGAAGGACCATCAATTGTGTTCGAGTCTAGAATCTCTGAACTGGAGGCACAACTAACCCAATCAAAGATTGATTTGAAGAAAGCTCAAGAAGAAAacgaaaattacaaaaagaaaattgcAGATGGAAGTATTTTGGATGGCGTTGGAtttgaaacttataaaaaacaattagataatttacaaAG GGAAAAAGAAGTTTTGCAAGACACTGTACATAAACTGCAAAATGCGATTGGCAAATTACGAGAAAAAGAAAACGACACGTGCGACCAAGTGAAAAGAAGTCTCGACGTGGCCGAACAAGCCCAGTACGAAAAGAATTCTGCCGAACTGGAAATTCGACGACTTAAAGATGAACTTGACCGACAACATAGCAAATTAAGGGATGCCATAGCAGATCAG GGACGTCGTATCGCGGACGAACGGACTGCCGTCGAACGAAGGTACACCCAGCAAATTGAGCAACTCACAGCCGAACTGGGTGTTCAGTGGGAGCAAACCAACAAACTTCAGCTAGAACTCGATAAACAACGTCGCGAAAACGGGGATCTTAGACGAGAGGTGGCACAGAAACAGGCACTCATTGACGACATGAAGAAAGAcatgcaaaataaaatat TAAACCTTCAGTCAGATATTGGAGTGAGTGGAGCGGAGAAAAGTGCACTAGAACAACAAATCGCTACGTTGAATTTAGCCAACGAAAGGAACGAAAGACAAGCGAAGCAGGAGGCCGTTCGACTTCAAGCCGAAATCCAATCGCTTAGGCAGCGACTTGATAGAGCGGATGCCGATTTAATACATAGCAGGCGGGAGAACATTCGTTTGTCGGAGCAAGTTGCTTCATTGGAAAAAGAG ATAAATATGAATGCTGCTCTGACAGAAGAACGTAATAAGACTCCAAGAGGTGGCGGAAGTGAAATAATTGCCTTGCCACCCCCAAAAGAAGATAGGGAAAAAGAGCTTAGCTCATTAATTCAAGACATGGAAAATAAACAtg CGATCACAGTATCTGAATTAGAAGGCATGATCCACTCCCAAAATCAACTCATGGACAAACTTTCAACCGAGTGTCACGCTCTAACTAAGAAACTAGAAGACGCCAACGCCAGACATAA GGAGGAAATACGGGAACTACAAACTAACCTAGATCATTTAAACAATAGGTTTACTCAGTCACAGTTTCCAACGTCAATTAATCAAG atgATGGAAACTCAAAATATGCACCCCCATCTCCACAACTCCAGTCCAACGGTCCAAgtaaacagaaaataaaaccGTTAAGTCGCACAAATAGTAACGCTTCAGTCAAACAGCCAAGTACCGAACATACCAATGGTAAAAATTTCACTCCCCCATCTGAAATAGCAAAGAAATCAAATATAGAAGAAAATAACTCCAATTTTACACCACAATACGATCCAAATACAAACCTCACAGAAGATCCTGACCAACAGTACGGTACAAACCAACAATATTCCATGGACCCAAATCAAGACTATGATCCTAATGTACAGTACTCCGCCGATCCGAATCAACAGTATGATCCAAATCAAGAATATCAGCAATATGCTGAGGGTGAACAACCTTATATGACTCAAGAGCAATATGAACAACAATACGGATTGAATCCGAATCAAACGTATGATCCCAATCAGCAATATGATCCAAATCAATCATACGACAATCAATATACTGGCGACCCGAACCAAGATTACGATGTGAATGCTTCATATCAACCGGATTCCGATGGCAAATTTGAACGTGATCAAACGGAGACTGAAAAGTAA
- the LOC109595513 gene encoding cytadherence high molecular weight protein 3 isoform X2 has product MEYRRKPDYADNAYREAVSRLRILLAESYTPIKRPLRELDSAGEETDNQSLVSVGSRTSRMLRPYYHYTPLTPRRYQYYPPTLRTTLNIPTEVEKPVSDPPKLENPTAPPELMSFIERQEDYIEQLEKESQFCRSELSSLLSKVKEVISENENLHEKQKSKLIKSVFDHLETETETETESEVNKSTLKSPRKSKKTRIIEGPSIVFESRISELEAQLTQSKIDLKKAQEENENYKKKIADGSILDGVGFETYKKQLDNLQREKEVLQDTVHKLQNAIGKLREKENDTCDQVKRSLDVAEQAQYEKNSAELEIRRLKDELDRQHSKLRDAIADQGRRIADERTAVERRYTQQIEQLTAELGVQWEQTNKLQLELDKQRRENGDLRREVAQKQALIDDMKKDMQNKILNLQSDIGVSGAEKSALEQQIATLNLANERNERQAKQEAVRLQAEIQSLRQRLDRADADLIHSRRENIRLSEQVASLEKEINMNAALTEERNKTPRGGGSEIIALPPPKEDREKELSSLIQDMENKHAITVSELEGMIHSQNQLMDKLSTECHALTKKLEDANARHKEEIRELQTNLDHLNNRFTQSQFPTSINQDDGNSKYAPPSPQLQSNGPSKQKIKPLSRTNSNASVKQPSTEHTNGKNFTPPSEIAKKSNIEENNSNFTPQYDPNTNLTEDPDQQYGTNQQYSMDPNQDYDPNVQYSADPNQQYDPNQEYQQYAEGEQPYMTQEQYEQQYGLNPNQTYDPNQQYDPNQSYDNQYTGDPNQDYDVNASYQPDSDGKFERDQTETEK; this is encoded by the exons ATGGAATACAGAAGAAAACCGGATTATGCCGACAACGCGTACCGTGAAGCTGTGTCCCGTTTACGCATATTACTCGCCGAAAGCTACACACCAATAAAGAGACCGCTAAGGGAGTTGGACAGTGCGGGTGAAGAAACTGATAATCAGTCGTTGGTAAGTGTTGGTAGCAGGACCTCGAGGATGTTACGACCTTATTATCACTACACCCCATTGACACCAAGGAGATATCAGTATTATCCACCCACATTGAGGACCACATTGAATATTCCCACCGAAGTTGAAAAACCCGTTAg tgACCCACCCAAACTGGAAAATCCAACTGCACCACCAGAATTGATGTCATTCATTGAAAGACAGGAAGATTATATTGAGCAACTGGAAAAAGAGTCCCAATTTTGTCGC AGTGAACTATCTTCACTATTGAGCAAAGTGAAAGAAGTCATAAGTGAGAAtgaaaatttacatgaaaaacaaaaatcaaagttaattaaatccgTATTCGATCACTTAGAAACGGAAACCGAGACAGAAACCGAATCTGAAGTAAACAAATCT aCACTAAAATCACCGAGAAAATCAAAAAAGACGAGGATAATAGAAGGACCATCAATTGTGTTCGAGTCTAGAATCTCTGAACTGGAGGCACAACTAACCCAATCAAAGATTGATTTGAAGAAAGCTCAAGAAGAAAacgaaaattacaaaaagaaaattgcAGATGGAAGTATTTTGGATGGCGTTGGAtttgaaacttataaaaaacaattagataatttacaaAG GGAAAAAGAAGTTTTGCAAGACACTGTACATAAACTGCAAAATGCGATTGGCAAATTACGAGAAAAAGAAAACGACACGTGCGACCAAGTGAAAAGAAGTCTCGACGTGGCCGAACAAGCCCAGTACGAAAAGAATTCTGCCGAACTGGAAATTCGACGACTTAAAGATGAACTTGACCGACAACATAGCAAATTAAGGGATGCCATAGCAGATCAG GGACGTCGTATCGCGGACGAACGGACTGCCGTCGAACGAAGGTACACCCAGCAAATTGAGCAACTCACAGCCGAACTGGGTGTTCAGTGGGAGCAAACCAACAAACTTCAGCTAGAACTCGATAAACAACGTCGCGAAAACGGGGATCTTAGACGAGAGGTGGCACAGAAACAGGCACTCATTGACGACATGAAGAAAGAcatgcaaaataaaatat TAAACCTTCAGTCAGATATTGGAGTGAGTGGAGCGGAGAAAAGTGCACTAGAACAACAAATCGCTACGTTGAATTTAGCCAACGAAAGGAACGAAAGACAAGCGAAGCAGGAGGCCGTTCGACTTCAAGCCGAAATCCAATCGCTTAGGCAGCGACTTGATAGAGCGGATGCCGATTTAATACATAGCAGGCGGGAGAACATTCGTTTGTCGGAGCAAGTTGCTTCATTGGAAAAAGAG ATAAATATGAATGCTGCTCTGACAGAAGAACGTAATAAGACTCCAAGAGGTGGCGGAAGTGAAATAATTGCCTTGCCACCCCCAAAAGAAGATAGGGAAAAAGAGCTTAGCTCATTAATTCAAGACATGGAAAATAAACAtg CGATCACAGTATCTGAATTAGAAGGCATGATCCACTCCCAAAATCAACTCATGGACAAACTTTCAACCGAGTGTCACGCTCTAACTAAGAAACTAGAAGACGCCAACGCCAGACATAA GGAGGAAATACGGGAACTACAAACTAACCTAGATCATTTAAACAATAGGTTTACTCAGTCACAGTTTCCAACGTCAATTAATCAAG atgATGGAAACTCAAAATATGCACCCCCATCTCCACAACTCCAGTCCAACGGTCCAAgtaaacagaaaataaaaccGTTAAGTCGCACAAATAGTAACGCTTCAGTCAAACAGCCAAGTACCGAACATACCAATGGTAAAAATTTCACTCCCCCATCTGAAATAGCAAAGAAATCAAATATAGAAGAAAATAACTCCAATTTTACACCACAATACGATCCAAATACAAACCTCACAGAAGATCCTGACCAACAGTACGGTACAAACCAACAATATTCCATGGACCCAAATCAAGACTATGATCCTAATGTACAGTACTCCGCCGATCCGAATCAACAGTATGATCCAAATCAAGAATATCAGCAATATGCTGAGGGTGAACAACCTTATATGACTCAAGAGCAATATGAACAACAATACGGATTGAATCCGAATCAAACGTATGATCCCAATCAGCAATATGATCCAAATCAATCATACGACAATCAATATACTGGCGACCCGAACCAAGATTACGATGTGAATGCTTCATATCAACCGGATTCCGATGGCAAATTTGAACGTGATCAAACGGAGACTGAAAAGTAA
- the LOC109595513 gene encoding serologically defined colon cancer antigen 8 homolog isoform X6 has translation MFSNNGAVGASAKKNRPSTGYLVRPRLGALRSLYSTRPLSAYASDKRKKLKKSTIPKMEYRRKPDYADNAYREAVSRLRILLAESYTPIKRPLRELDSAGEETDNQSLVSVGSRTSRMLRPYYHYTPLTPRRYQYYPPTLRTTLNIPTEVEKPVSDPPKLENPTAPPELMSFIERQEDYIEQLEKESQFCRSELSSLLSKVKEVISENENLHEKQKSKLIKSVFDHLETETETETESEVNKSTLKSPRKSKKTRIIEGPSIVFESRISELEAQLTQSKIDLKKAQEENENYKKKIADGSILDGVGFETYKKQLDNLQREKEVLQDTVHKLQNAIGKLREKENDTCDQVKRSLDVAEQAQYEKNSAELEIRRLKDELDRQHSKLRDAIADQGRRIADERTAVERRYTQQIEQLTAELGVQWEQTNKLQLELDKQRRENGDLRREVAQKQALIDDMKKDMQNKILNLQSDIGVSGAEKSALEQQIATLNLANERNERQAKQEAVRLQAEIQSLRQRLDRADADLIHSRRENIRLSEQVASLEKEINMNAALTEERNKTPRGGGSEIIALPPPKEDREKELSSLIQDMENKHGTDPAAINPKNESDSPSVRPTKRKEPIKVDISVKLVPKSRKMMETQNMHPHLHNSSPTVQVNRK, from the exons ATGTTCAGCAATAACGGTGCGGTGGGTGCGTCGGCCAAAAAGAACCGACCCTCGACGGGGTACTTGGTTCGACCAAGGTTGGGCGCTTTGAGGTCGCTTTACTCAACCAGACCTCTATCAGCCTATGCCTCCGACAAGAGGAAGAAGCTCAA GAAATCCACAATACCGAAGATGGAATACAGAAGAAAACCGGATTATGCCGACAACGCGTACCGTGAAGCTGTGTCCCGTTTACGCATATTACTCGCCGAAAGCTACACACCAATAAAGAGACCGCTAAGGGAGTTGGACAGTGCGGGTGAAGAAACTGATAATCAGTCGTTGGTAAGTGTTGGTAGCAGGACCTCGAGGATGTTACGACCTTATTATCACTACACCCCATTGACACCAAGGAGATATCAGTATTATCCACCCACATTGAGGACCACATTGAATATTCCCACCGAAGTTGAAAAACCCGTTAg tgACCCACCCAAACTGGAAAATCCAACTGCACCACCAGAATTGATGTCATTCATTGAAAGACAGGAAGATTATATTGAGCAACTGGAAAAAGAGTCCCAATTTTGTCGC AGTGAACTATCTTCACTATTGAGCAAAGTGAAAGAAGTCATAAGTGAGAAtgaaaatttacatgaaaaacaaaaatcaaagttaattaaatccgTATTCGATCACTTAGAAACGGAAACCGAGACAGAAACCGAATCTGAAGTAAACAAATCT aCACTAAAATCACCGAGAAAATCAAAAAAGACGAGGATAATAGAAGGACCATCAATTGTGTTCGAGTCTAGAATCTCTGAACTGGAGGCACAACTAACCCAATCAAAGATTGATTTGAAGAAAGCTCAAGAAGAAAacgaaaattacaaaaagaaaattgcAGATGGAAGTATTTTGGATGGCGTTGGAtttgaaacttataaaaaacaattagataatttacaaAG GGAAAAAGAAGTTTTGCAAGACACTGTACATAAACTGCAAAATGCGATTGGCAAATTACGAGAAAAAGAAAACGACACGTGCGACCAAGTGAAAAGAAGTCTCGACGTGGCCGAACAAGCCCAGTACGAAAAGAATTCTGCCGAACTGGAAATTCGACGACTTAAAGATGAACTTGACCGACAACATAGCAAATTAAGGGATGCCATAGCAGATCAG GGACGTCGTATCGCGGACGAACGGACTGCCGTCGAACGAAGGTACACCCAGCAAATTGAGCAACTCACAGCCGAACTGGGTGTTCAGTGGGAGCAAACCAACAAACTTCAGCTAGAACTCGATAAACAACGTCGCGAAAACGGGGATCTTAGACGAGAGGTGGCACAGAAACAGGCACTCATTGACGACATGAAGAAAGAcatgcaaaataaaatat TAAACCTTCAGTCAGATATTGGAGTGAGTGGAGCGGAGAAAAGTGCACTAGAACAACAAATCGCTACGTTGAATTTAGCCAACGAAAGGAACGAAAGACAAGCGAAGCAGGAGGCCGTTCGACTTCAAGCCGAAATCCAATCGCTTAGGCAGCGACTTGATAGAGCGGATGCCGATTTAATACATAGCAGGCGGGAGAACATTCGTTTGTCGGAGCAAGTTGCTTCATTGGAAAAAGAG ATAAATATGAATGCTGCTCTGACAGAAGAACGTAATAAGACTCCAAGAGGTGGCGGAAGTGAAATAATTGCCTTGCCACCCCCAAAAGAAGATAGGGAAAAAGAGCTTAGCTCATTAATTCAAGACATGGAAAATAAACAtg GGACGGACCCAGCGGCAATAAATCCCAAAAACGAGTCCGATTCGCCATCAGTCCGACCAACCAAACGCAAGGAACCCATTAAAGTTGATATTAGTGTTAAATTGGTTCCCAAATCCCGAAag atgATGGAAACTCAAAATATGCACCCCCATCTCCACAACTCCAGTCCAACGGTCCAAgtaaacagaaaataa
- the LOC109595513 gene encoding cytadherence high molecular weight protein 3 isoform X3 — MFSNNGAVGASAKKNRPSTGYLVRPRLGALRSLYSTRPLSAYASDKRKKLKKSTIPKMEYRRKPDYADNAYREAVSRLRILLAESYTPIKRPLRELDSAGEETDNQSLVSVGSRTSRMLRPYYHYTPLTPRRYQYYPPTLRTTLNIPTEVEKPVSDPPKLENPTAPPELMSFIERQEDYIEQLEKESQFCRSELSSLLSKVKEVISENENLHEKQKSKLIKSVFDHLETETETETESEVNKSTLKSPRKSKKTRIIEGPSIVFESRISELEAQLTQSKIDLKKAQEENENYKKKIADGSILDGVGFETYKKQLDNLQREKEVLQDTVHKLQNAIGKLREKENDTCDQVKRSLDVAEQAQYEKNSAELEIRRLKDELDRQHSKLRDAIADQGRRIADERTAVERRYTQQIEQLTAELGVQWEQTNKLQLELDKQRRENGDLRREVAQKQALIDDMKKDMQNKILNLQSDIGVSGAEKSALEQQIATLNLANERNERQAKQEAVRLQAEIQSLRQRLDRADADLIHSRRENIRLSEQVASLEKEINMNAALTEERNKTPRGGGSEIIALPPPKEDREKELSSLIQDMENKHDDGNSKYAPPSPQLQSNGPSKQKIKPLSRTNSNASVKQPSTEHTNGKNFTPPSEIAKKSNIEENNSNFTPQYDPNTNLTEDPDQQYGTNQQYSMDPNQDYDPNVQYSADPNQQYDPNQEYQQYAEGEQPYMTQEQYEQQYGLNPNQTYDPNQQYDPNQSYDNQYTGDPNQDYDVNASYQPDSDGKFERDQTETEK, encoded by the exons ATGTTCAGCAATAACGGTGCGGTGGGTGCGTCGGCCAAAAAGAACCGACCCTCGACGGGGTACTTGGTTCGACCAAGGTTGGGCGCTTTGAGGTCGCTTTACTCAACCAGACCTCTATCAGCCTATGCCTCCGACAAGAGGAAGAAGCTCAA GAAATCCACAATACCGAAGATGGAATACAGAAGAAAACCGGATTATGCCGACAACGCGTACCGTGAAGCTGTGTCCCGTTTACGCATATTACTCGCCGAAAGCTACACACCAATAAAGAGACCGCTAAGGGAGTTGGACAGTGCGGGTGAAGAAACTGATAATCAGTCGTTGGTAAGTGTTGGTAGCAGGACCTCGAGGATGTTACGACCTTATTATCACTACACCCCATTGACACCAAGGAGATATCAGTATTATCCACCCACATTGAGGACCACATTGAATATTCCCACCGAAGTTGAAAAACCCGTTAg tgACCCACCCAAACTGGAAAATCCAACTGCACCACCAGAATTGATGTCATTCATTGAAAGACAGGAAGATTATATTGAGCAACTGGAAAAAGAGTCCCAATTTTGTCGC AGTGAACTATCTTCACTATTGAGCAAAGTGAAAGAAGTCATAAGTGAGAAtgaaaatttacatgaaaaacaaaaatcaaagttaattaaatccgTATTCGATCACTTAGAAACGGAAACCGAGACAGAAACCGAATCTGAAGTAAACAAATCT aCACTAAAATCACCGAGAAAATCAAAAAAGACGAGGATAATAGAAGGACCATCAATTGTGTTCGAGTCTAGAATCTCTGAACTGGAGGCACAACTAACCCAATCAAAGATTGATTTGAAGAAAGCTCAAGAAGAAAacgaaaattacaaaaagaaaattgcAGATGGAAGTATTTTGGATGGCGTTGGAtttgaaacttataaaaaacaattagataatttacaaAG GGAAAAAGAAGTTTTGCAAGACACTGTACATAAACTGCAAAATGCGATTGGCAAATTACGAGAAAAAGAAAACGACACGTGCGACCAAGTGAAAAGAAGTCTCGACGTGGCCGAACAAGCCCAGTACGAAAAGAATTCTGCCGAACTGGAAATTCGACGACTTAAAGATGAACTTGACCGACAACATAGCAAATTAAGGGATGCCATAGCAGATCAG GGACGTCGTATCGCGGACGAACGGACTGCCGTCGAACGAAGGTACACCCAGCAAATTGAGCAACTCACAGCCGAACTGGGTGTTCAGTGGGAGCAAACCAACAAACTTCAGCTAGAACTCGATAAACAACGTCGCGAAAACGGGGATCTTAGACGAGAGGTGGCACAGAAACAGGCACTCATTGACGACATGAAGAAAGAcatgcaaaataaaatat TAAACCTTCAGTCAGATATTGGAGTGAGTGGAGCGGAGAAAAGTGCACTAGAACAACAAATCGCTACGTTGAATTTAGCCAACGAAAGGAACGAAAGACAAGCGAAGCAGGAGGCCGTTCGACTTCAAGCCGAAATCCAATCGCTTAGGCAGCGACTTGATAGAGCGGATGCCGATTTAATACATAGCAGGCGGGAGAACATTCGTTTGTCGGAGCAAGTTGCTTCATTGGAAAAAGAG ATAAATATGAATGCTGCTCTGACAGAAGAACGTAATAAGACTCCAAGAGGTGGCGGAAGTGAAATAATTGCCTTGCCACCCCCAAAAGAAGATAGGGAAAAAGAGCTTAGCTCATTAATTCAAGACATGGAAAATAAACAtg atgATGGAAACTCAAAATATGCACCCCCATCTCCACAACTCCAGTCCAACGGTCCAAgtaaacagaaaataaaaccGTTAAGTCGCACAAATAGTAACGCTTCAGTCAAACAGCCAAGTACCGAACATACCAATGGTAAAAATTTCACTCCCCCATCTGAAATAGCAAAGAAATCAAATATAGAAGAAAATAACTCCAATTTTACACCACAATACGATCCAAATACAAACCTCACAGAAGATCCTGACCAACAGTACGGTACAAACCAACAATATTCCATGGACCCAAATCAAGACTATGATCCTAATGTACAGTACTCCGCCGATCCGAATCAACAGTATGATCCAAATCAAGAATATCAGCAATATGCTGAGGGTGAACAACCTTATATGACTCAAGAGCAATATGAACAACAATACGGATTGAATCCGAATCAAACGTATGATCCCAATCAGCAATATGATCCAAATCAATCATACGACAATCAATATACTGGCGACCCGAACCAAGATTACGATGTGAATGCTTCATATCAACCGGATTCCGATGGCAAATTTGAACGTGATCAAACGGAGACTGAAAAGTAA